One genomic segment of [Phormidium] sp. ETS-05 includes these proteins:
- a CDS encoding PAS domain-containing sensor histidine kinase: MKGLWQKLMAPRRLEYLEVDANLVIKEASIGVHRFADSGQNAEIGTDLRREFPELIGVEDILRAVLAGTQSNFQLKGIARVREHHSLLYFDLYCIADEPDPDADSLPRLIILLEDATERMVMEQELGQVAKEATLLSHALAAANDYIDKIITSMADALLVTDRTGKIKTTNAAAQKLFGYSAAELRGSNISAIIEAEQLWPCKIPIASGSIELVRDVEAMCQMKSGAGLFVSFSCAAIESDSEEICDFVYIGRDITERKRAEEQLRLAVEKERELMELKSRFVSMTSHEFKTLLSTIISSADLLDFYCEKYRDENLMTHISRIQNSVNQMTQLLEEVLIIGKAEAGMLEFQPEWLDVEDFCRDLVADFEINTTVHKRISFESATDNTIAYMDRKLLRHILSNLVSNALKYSPGETPVVFSLVCAAREVIFEVQDWGIGIPLSDQPRLFESFHRGTNANNIPGTGLGMAIVKHCVDLHGGQISVVSQVGVGTKFRVVIPLTV; the protein is encoded by the coding sequence ATGAAAGGGCTTTGGCAAAAACTCATGGCGCCCCGCCGCCTAGAGTACCTGGAAGTAGATGCCAACTTGGTCATCAAAGAAGCCTCGATCGGGGTGCATCGGTTTGCCGACAGTGGCCAAAATGCAGAGATTGGAACGGACTTGCGCCGCGAATTTCCCGAACTGATTGGCGTCGAAGATATTCTCAGAGCCGTCTTGGCAGGAACCCAATCCAATTTCCAGTTAAAAGGAATTGCGCGAGTGAGGGAGCATCACTCCCTCTTATATTTTGATTTATACTGCATTGCTGACGAGCCAGACCCTGATGCTGACTCTCTACCGAGGCTGATTATTTTATTAGAAGATGCCACCGAAAGGATGGTAATGGAGCAAGAATTGGGACAGGTGGCGAAGGAAGCCACCCTGTTATCCCATGCCCTGGCGGCGGCGAACGATTACATCGATAAGATTATCACTTCGATGGCCGATGCCTTGCTCGTTACCGATCGGACTGGCAAAATCAAAACCACCAACGCCGCCGCTCAAAAATTATTCGGATATAGCGCCGCTGAATTGAGGGGAAGTAATATTTCAGCCATTATTGAAGCCGAACAATTGTGGCCCTGTAAGATTCCTATCGCTTCTGGTTCTATAGAGTTGGTGCGGGATGTAGAAGCCATGTGCCAGATGAAAAGCGGTGCCGGATTATTTGTCTCATTTTCCTGTGCTGCTATTGAAAGTGACTCTGAGGAAATCTGTGATTTTGTTTACATTGGCAGGGATATCACGGAACGCAAGCGCGCTGAAGAACAATTGCGCTTAGCTGTGGAGAAAGAACGGGAATTAATGGAGCTAAAAAGCCGATTTGTTTCCATGACTTCTCACGAATTCAAAACTCTCTTAAGTACAATTATATCCTCTGCAGATTTGTTGGATTTTTACTGTGAGAAATACAGGGATGAAAACCTGATGACCCACATTTCCAGAATTCAAAACTCGGTCAACCAGATGACGCAACTGTTAGAGGAAGTGCTGATTATCGGAAAAGCGGAAGCGGGAATGCTGGAGTTTCAACCGGAGTGGCTGGATGTGGAGGATTTTTGTCGAGATTTAGTCGCTGATTTTGAAATCAATACCACTGTACACAAACGCATTTCTTTTGAGTCGGCAACTGACAACACTATTGCCTATATGGATCGGAAGTTGCTCCGCCACATCTTGAGCAATCTGGTTTCTAATGCGCTGAAGTATTCACCAGGGGAAACCCCGGTAGTTTTTAGTTTGGTCTGTGCAGCACGAGAGGTGATTTTTGAGGTCCAAGATTGGGGGATTGGCATCCCGCTGTCCGACCAGCCTAGGTTATTTGAGTCTTTCCACCGGGGGACAAATGCGAACAATATTCCTGGTACGGGTCTGGGAATGGCAATTGTCAAGCATTGTGTGGATTTGCACGGAGGGCAAATTTCTGTTGTCAGTCAAGTTGGGGTGGGGACTAAGTTTCGGGTGGTGATTCCCTTAACTGTGTGA
- a CDS encoding OmpA family protein → MVREINAKVENTLSMEGVQRKFRAKMQGVSEAELILRESSPFTVKAVFLIHKASGLVISEVQPSEDERLESEMIAGMLTAIRSFASECMAPGGNVSELNEIEYDNFKLLLEVAGYCYVAVVSQGVVPKEFIEKLRGTLSTIVENYDRQMEGFDGDQDTVPPEIYPLLLGLIWQNTARAAAEREQKKPVSLLAIAAVVLLGMGVWSISNAFNGRTEAKVMSALAEAPELSVYRLSANAGWGKVRLEGKLPNQHLRQKAGLLAANAVPKKKIENHIIAVKVPPDPVLARAEVQRVTALLNQMLGIEITTTYAGSKVIVEGKVYDVARARQILKAFDQIPGVDSALVGVQLQELTIASRIYFDPGAASLNLQEAKSQLEDIKSFLEVDPTIMLRVVGHTDPSGSPEINQKLAMERASSVKQALMELGVAGDRLQVAGYASPPVDLKSEDPLWMSRCVRFEAIPTGVPTPETKPK, encoded by the coding sequence GTGGTCCGAGAAATCAACGCCAAGGTAGAAAATACCCTGAGTATGGAGGGGGTGCAGCGGAAATTCCGCGCCAAGATGCAGGGGGTGTCCGAGGCGGAGCTGATTTTGCGCGAGTCGAGCCCGTTTACAGTGAAAGCGGTGTTTTTGATTCACAAAGCCTCTGGGTTGGTGATTTCTGAGGTACAACCTTCAGAGGATGAGCGCCTAGAGTCAGAGATGATTGCGGGGATGCTGACGGCAATTCGCAGCTTTGCGAGCGAGTGTATGGCGCCCGGTGGCAATGTCTCGGAACTGAACGAAATTGAGTATGACAATTTTAAGCTGCTGCTGGAGGTGGCGGGTTACTGCTATGTGGCGGTGGTGAGCCAGGGAGTGGTGCCCAAGGAGTTCATTGAGAAATTGCGGGGCACTCTCAGCACGATCGTGGAAAATTACGATCGACAGATGGAGGGGTTTGATGGAGACCAGGATACGGTGCCTCCAGAAATCTATCCTTTGCTTCTGGGATTGATTTGGCAGAACACCGCGAGGGCGGCTGCAGAGCGAGAGCAGAAGAAACCGGTATCCCTGCTGGCGATCGCGGCAGTGGTGCTATTGGGGATGGGGGTGTGGTCGATCAGTAATGCCTTCAATGGTCGCACAGAGGCAAAGGTAATGTCGGCGTTGGCGGAAGCGCCGGAATTGTCGGTATATCGTCTTAGCGCCAATGCGGGTTGGGGTAAGGTGCGTTTGGAAGGGAAGCTGCCCAACCAGCATCTGCGCCAAAAAGCGGGGCTATTGGCGGCAAATGCGGTGCCCAAGAAAAAGATAGAAAATCATATCATAGCCGTGAAAGTGCCCCCGGATCCAGTGCTAGCAAGGGCAGAGGTGCAACGGGTAACGGCGTTACTTAACCAAATGCTCGGAATTGAGATTACTACGACTTACGCTGGGTCGAAGGTGATTGTAGAGGGTAAGGTGTATGATGTGGCACGGGCACGGCAGATTTTGAAGGCATTCGATCAAATTCCCGGGGTGGATTCGGCATTGGTGGGGGTGCAGTTGCAGGAGTTGACGATCGCCTCCCGCATCTACTTTGACCCCGGCGCCGCCAGTTTAAATCTGCAAGAAGCCAAATCCCAACTGGAAGACATCAAGAGCTTTTTGGAAGTCGATCCCACAATTATGCTCCGGGTGGTGGGTCACACAGACCCCAGTGGTTCTCCCGAAATCAATCAGAAACTGGCTATGGAGCGCGCCAGCTCGGTGAAACAGGCTCTAATGGAACTGGGAGTGGCGGGCGATCGTCTGCAAGTGGCAGGTTATGCCAGCCCCCCGGTGGATTTAAAATCCGAAGACCCCTTGTGGATGAGTCGCTGCGTCCGGTTTGAGGCCATCCCCACCGGTGTCCCCACCCCTGAGACTAAACCAAAATAG
- a CDS encoding Rab family GTPase: protein MISKKICMVGDFSVGKTSLIRRFVERQFSDQYLSTVGVKISRKTVAVEGKKADKTDVQLLIWDLEGSTKFKGIAPSYLQGSTGILVVADVTRPDTIEHLEDHIQLFLSVNPKGMIMVAFNKSDLIEEAKLAKILAQYQFSHHPEVQGIYATSAKTGQDVDNIFQSLAEKII from the coding sequence ATGATTTCTAAAAAAATTTGCATGGTGGGTGATTTTAGCGTTGGGAAAACTAGCCTGATTCGCCGCTTCGTCGAACGTCAATTCAGCGATCAGTATCTCTCAACCGTGGGAGTCAAAATTTCTCGCAAAACTGTGGCGGTAGAGGGAAAAAAAGCTGATAAAACAGATGTACAATTGCTGATATGGGACTTAGAAGGTAGCACTAAATTTAAGGGCATCGCCCCTAGTTACTTACAGGGTTCCACCGGAATTCTGGTGGTGGCTGATGTGACTAGACCGGATACGATCGAACACTTAGAAGACCATATTCAGCTCTTTTTGTCCGTCAACCCGAAAGGGATGATTATGGTAGCTTTTAATAAATCTGACTTGATTGAGGAAGCCAAGTTGGCAAAAATCCTGGCGCAGTACCAGTTCAGCCACCATCCCGAAGTGCAAGGGATTTATGCCACTTCCGCTAAAACCGGCCAAGATGTAGATAATATATTTCAGTCTCTAGCCGAGAAAATTATCTAA
- a CDS encoding PAS domain-containing hybrid sensor histidine kinase/response regulator, whose product MKAPAFAIGAAEQFIESNHQRHQDYFHCNYLYDATRMKPLLKKILAPRRIEYLEVSEKFIIQDTSDGVQRFADAGQKVRHGKDVRASFPELVGVEDILLEVLQGDQPAFELKGIARYSDHNSPLYFDLYAIDDEDEDTGKKKLMIFFEDVTERMVLEQTLVQRSNEASLLYNALAATKDYINKIITSMADALIVTTVDGQIKTINKATEDLFGYERTELIDEHISKIINDNRLWYNPNQRFAMPGKLFKDIEVVCRSKEGSEIVVSFSGAAINTELNLSQELVYVGRDVTARKEAENVLEFARREAELASQAKSTFLANMSHEIRTPMHALLGMTGLLLETDLNDEQRDFVETIRISGDALLSLINEILDLSKLEAGQMELESNDFDLIACVEEVVEMLAPTAHAKGLEISSLLPPHLPRLLRGDKMRLRQIITNLVGNGIKFTDAGEVTVEVTLVEQSATTAGICLAVTDTGIGMSPEDQQKLFQAFSQADASTTRKYGGTGLGLAICKQLVSLMGGEIGVESEVERGSRFWVKIPFALSVTSEQSQTIPRDLAGKRLLVVDDNATARRVVRELASSWGMVVAEAANPDAAVEVLSAPGERGRRWDVLLVDGDLGLMDGIVWGGKLLAGMAREAAPGGTISVLKTNRLEDVKRAIESGFTTYLVKPLKQSKLLEAICAVIHPPEIPTNQTTPDVTPPPPTASELPANPDPLLPKLRILLADDNMVNQKVALKQLERLGYQADVVANGAEVLQRLDKVAYDIILMDCQMPIIDGYEATREIRRRYQPSRGDSGGQPPVSAPTRPVVIAMTASAMKEDEQKCFAAGMDDYLSKPVRKEQLQAILTFWGNRLVEG is encoded by the coding sequence GTGAAAGCCCCGGCTTTTGCCATTGGCGCTGCCGAACAGTTCATCGAGTCAAACCACCAGCGACACCAGGATTATTTCCACTGCAACTATTTATATGACGCAACCAGGATGAAGCCCCTTTTAAAGAAAATCCTCGCTCCCCGCCGCATAGAATATTTGGAAGTTAGCGAAAAATTTATCATCCAAGATACATCCGATGGCGTGCAAAGGTTTGCCGATGCTGGCCAAAAAGTCAGACATGGCAAAGACGTGCGCGCTAGCTTTCCTGAACTGGTGGGAGTCGAAGATATCCTCCTCGAAGTTTTACAAGGAGACCAACCAGCATTTGAATTAAAAGGAATTGCCCGCTATTCTGACCACAACTCTCCTCTTTATTTTGACCTGTATGCCATCGACGATGAAGATGAGGACACAGGCAAAAAAAAGCTGATGATTTTCTTTGAAGATGTCACCGAAAGGATGGTTTTAGAGCAAACCTTAGTCCAGCGTTCTAATGAAGCCAGCCTCCTATATAACGCTTTGGCAGCCACCAAAGATTACATAAACAAAATCATCACATCAATGGCCGATGCCCTGATTGTCACCACGGTGGATGGGCAAATCAAAACTATTAATAAAGCCACAGAAGATTTATTCGGTTATGAAAGAACCGAATTAATCGACGAACATATATCAAAAATCATCAACGATAATAGATTGTGGTATAACCCCAATCAAAGGTTTGCCATGCCGGGTAAACTTTTCAAAGATATAGAAGTAGTTTGTCGCTCTAAAGAAGGCAGCGAGATCGTCGTATCTTTTTCCGGTGCAGCCATCAATACCGAACTGAATCTATCCCAAGAGTTAGTCTATGTGGGGCGGGACGTAACCGCTCGCAAAGAAGCCGAGAACGTGCTAGAGTTCGCTCGCCGGGAAGCGGAACTGGCATCCCAAGCCAAAAGTACCTTTTTGGCGAATATGAGCCACGAAATCCGCACCCCCATGCACGCGCTCCTAGGCATGACCGGTCTGCTGCTAGAAACGGACCTCAACGACGAACAGCGGGATTTTGTCGAAACCATTAGAATTAGCGGCGATGCGCTCCTGTCCTTGATTAATGAAATCTTGGACTTGTCCAAACTGGAAGCAGGACAGATGGAGCTGGAGAGCAATGATTTTGACTTGATTGCTTGTGTGGAAGAAGTGGTAGAAATGCTGGCTCCTACCGCTCACGCCAAAGGACTGGAAATTAGTAGTTTGCTACCACCCCATTTGCCCCGGCTGCTGCGTGGAGACAAAATGCGCCTGCGGCAAATTATTACTAACTTAGTGGGGAATGGGATTAAATTTACTGATGCTGGGGAAGTGACGGTGGAAGTGACCCTGGTAGAGCAGAGTGCTACCACGGCTGGGATTTGTTTGGCGGTGACGGATACGGGGATTGGCATGAGTCCGGAAGACCAGCAAAAACTCTTCCAGGCGTTTTCCCAGGCGGATGCTTCGACGACGCGGAAATATGGGGGTACTGGTCTGGGTTTGGCGATTTGCAAGCAGTTGGTGAGCTTGATGGGGGGAGAAATTGGGGTGGAAAGTGAGGTTGAGCGGGGGTCCCGGTTTTGGGTAAAAATTCCCTTTGCTCTGTCGGTGACATCGGAGCAGTCCCAGACAATACCGAGGGATTTGGCGGGGAAACGCTTGTTGGTGGTAGATGATAATGCTACTGCTAGGCGGGTGGTGCGAGAGCTGGCATCGTCCTGGGGGATGGTGGTGGCGGAAGCGGCAAACCCGGACGCGGCAGTGGAGGTTTTGTCGGCTCCTGGGGAGCGGGGAAGGCGGTGGGATGTGCTGCTGGTGGATGGGGATTTGGGGTTGATGGATGGGATTGTTTGGGGAGGAAAGCTATTGGCAGGTATGGCACGGGAGGCGGCTCCTGGGGGGACGATTAGCGTCCTGAAGACTAACCGCCTGGAGGATGTGAAGCGGGCGATCGAGTCAGGTTTCACCACCTACTTGGTAAAACCCCTCAAGCAATCCAAACTCCTAGAAGCGATTTGTGCAGTCATCCATCCCCCAGAAATACCAACTAATCAAACTACTCCAGATGTCACCCCGCCACCTCCTACGGCTTCAGAGCTACCAGCTAATCCAGATCCGCTCCTGCCAAAATTGAGAATTTTGCTGGCAGATGACAATATGGTGAACCAAAAAGTAGCCCTCAAGCAGTTGGAGCGCTTGGGCTATCAAGCTGATGTAGTAGCCAATGGGGCAGAAGTCCTGCAGAGATTGGATAAAGTTGCCTATGACATTATCTTGATGGACTGTCAAATGCCGATTATCGATGGTTACGAGGCTACTCGGGAAATTCGCCGCCGCTACCAGCCCTCCAGGGGTGATTCTGGGGGGCAACCCCCCGTGAGTGCCCCCACCCGTCCCGTGGTGATTGCCATGACTGCCAGTGCCATGAAGGAAGACGAACAGAAGTGTTTCGCTGCTGGAATGGATGATTATTTAAGCAAGCCTGTACGTAAGGAACAGCTTCAGGCTATACTTACCTTCTGGGGTAACAGGCTGGTGGAAGGGTGA